AGGCTTCACGGTGGGGGGTGGGGCGGGTTCGGATATGGGAGGAGCGGGTTTGGGTCTTGGTAGAGTTGCGATGGTGCTAGCAAAGGAGGATGGCAGTGGTGAGAAGGAGGGTGACCATGAAGAAGCTACCGATAGAGGTGATGACAGCTTGTAAGGCGTGTTCCATGGGGGGAGGGTTTAGAgagatgattgattgattgaatgaattgagagagaaagtggaatagaaaagaaagaaaacggaAGGGAAAATGTGATTGTGATTTCGTGGAAGGTGTTGTGGGAGACCAGTCAACGGATTTGTTTAACTCTCTAACTCTAAACCATTTTTCTCTGTTGTGATTGTGAATTTTTACTGTTTGTTGACTTGAAGGATTAAATTATTAGTGGCTTCAGGCTTGTGACCCAGTGCGTTGGACTTGGAGTTGAACCCGTTCAGAACTTCCGATTCAAATGTGTAGCAATCCTTTCACACAAGGGTGATTGTTATTTCGTGGAAGGTGTTGTGGGAGACCAGGGTGATGTTCATCATGGCATCTTTAGATGGTCAAGCAAGTCTGTTAGAGGCTTCATGTAAGTAATTTGCATGTTTGTGGTTGCTCAACTTGTGAGAAGAGCTGAAAGGGCTAGATTCAAAGCCATTGCCCTTACTGTTGATACCCTAAGACTGGGACGCAAAGAAGCTGATATCAAGAACAGGCATAACTCTCCACTTAAACCTTGTTATACCACTTTCTTAATCGATATGATTAGCTTTTCTTTAAAGTTTCAGCCTTATCCTTGCAATTAAAATTAGTTGTAAAATGTCTATTACAAATTCACACTGCCACCATTTTTGACATTGAAGAACTTTGAAGGATTAGACCTTGGAAAGATGGACAAAGTAAGATGAGTCATCACATAATTATTTACGTaggttaattttcttttctttatcacTAATTGAATTCTTGTCATGATCTTTTCAGGCTGATGACTCTGGACTTGCTTCATATGTTGTCGGTCAAATTGATTGTACTCTTAGATGGAAGGTATGTTAGATAATCAAAtaaggaattttatttttcctttgttgttATTATCATGTTCCTGTTGTAGGAAAGATTTTATTAAAgtgaaatcaatttaacaaagcATTGACAACACAAAGATTTTATACACTATCATATAATCATAGATTGCCGTGTGTGAAACTGAAAGGTTGTTAACTTGtattataattactttaaaagtcataCTCATGATGATTCC
The Glycine max cultivar Williams 82 chromosome 16, Glycine_max_v4.0, whole genome shotgun sequence genome window above contains:
- the LOC121173714 gene encoding peroxisomal (S)-2-hydroxy-acid oxidase GLO5: MFVVAQLVRRAERARFKAIALTVDTLRLGRKEADIKNRFTLPPFLTLKNFEGLDLGKMDKADDSGLASYVVGQIDCTLRWKDVKWLQTITKLPILVKGVLTAEDTRIAVQSGATGIIVSNHGARHLFMCWVFLMF